The following proteins are co-located in the Leucoraja erinacea ecotype New England chromosome 4, Leri_hhj_1, whole genome shotgun sequence genome:
- the LOC129696762 gene encoding gastrula zinc finger protein XlCGF8.2DB-like — MEDHMSGHNKEKRYECDVCGKAWQCLNELEIHRRVHTGERPFDSSDCSTLFKTAKDLKLQRQVHTGEKPYGCSTCGKSFARLSGLLYHRQVHSSERPFTCSDCGKCYKWSANLKRHRLQHTGERPFTCSDCGKGFTDSSHLLLHQRSHTDERPFTCIHCGKGYTQSSHLQQHQRTHTDERPFSCTQCSKSYTQSSHLLQHQRTHTGERPFTCSDCGMGFTQSCNLMSHQRTHTGERPFICTQCGKGFTQCSTLLMHQHTHTDEKPFGCSDCGKGFKSLKYLKIHRHVHTGERPFTCSDCGKGFTRSTRLLQHKRTHITERPYTCAQCGKGFTSSTRLLSHQRVHAGDRPVPSPVCGERFTMASQALSHQ, encoded by the coding sequence atggaggaccacatgtctgggcacaacaaggagaagcgttatgagtgcgacgtgtgtggcaaggcctggcagtgcCTGAACGAACTGGAGATCCACCGGAGGGTTCACACGGGTGAACGCCCCTTCGACAGCTCCGACTGCAGCACGCTCTTCAAGACGGCAAAGGACCTGAAGTTGCAGCGgcaggtgcacacgggcgagaagccctatggctgctccacctgtggcaagagctttGCACGGTTATCGGGGCTGCTGTATCACCGgcaggtgcacagcagtgagcggcccttcacctgctccgactgcggcaaatgCTACAAGTGGTCCGCGAACCTGAAGAGGCACAGGCTCCAgcacaccggggagcgccccttcacctgcagcgactgcggcaagggctttacCGACTCCAGCCACCTGCTGCTGCACCAGCGCAGCCACACCGatgagcgccccttcacctgcatccATTGTGGCAAAGGCTACACCCAGTCCAGCCACCTGCagcagcaccagcgcacccacaccgacgAGCGCCCCTTCAGTTGCACCCAGTGCAGTAAAAGCTACACCCAGTCCAGCCACCTGctgcagcaccagcgcacccacaccggggagcgccccttcacctgcagcgactgcggcatgggcttcacccagtcctgcAACCTgatgtcccaccagcgcacccacaccggcgagcgccccttcatCTGCACCCAGTGTGGCAAAGGCTTCACCCAATGCAGCACCCTGCTGatgcaccagcacacccacacaGATGAGAAGCCCTTTGGCTGCTCCGActgtggcaaaggcttcaagtcattAAAGTACCTGAAGATACACAGGCacgtgcacaccggggagcgccccttcacctgcagcgactgcggcaagggcttcacccgctccaccagGCTGCTGCAGCACAAACGCACCCACATCACCgaacgcccctacacctgtgcccagtgcggcaagggcttcaccagctccaccaggctgctgtcccaccagcgggtgcacgccggtGACCGTCCCGTCCCGAGCCCAGTGTGTGGAGAGCGATTTACCATGGCCTCCCAGGCCCTGTCTCACCAGTAG